One Bacillus sp. (in: firmicutes) genomic window, TCATTAAAGGAACAAAAGTGATTCCTTCCCGAGGTACTGGAAATTTTGCTTGGCCAACCGTTGGTGGTTATATTTCTAGTAAACAAGGGTATCGTTGGGGCAAATTCCATAAAGGAATTGACATTGCTCGACCAAGCAACTACACCATCAAAGCGGCTGATAACGGAGTCGTTACATTTGCCGGCTGGGACGGAGGTTACGGAAAGAAAATTGTGATTAACCACAAAAATGGGTTTAAGACGGTATACGCGCACTTAAGCACAATTAATGTATCCGTTGGTCAAACCGTCTCTAAAGGTCAAAAAATAGGAGTCATGGGATCTACAGGAAACTCTACGGGAACCCATCTCCATTTCGAAGTGTATAAAAATGGAGTGCTACAAAACCCATTAAACTATTTACATTAATAAAAAAGGCCATTTAAAGGAATTTCCCCTTTAAATGGCCTTTCCCCTTTTTTTAATGGCTATGTTATATTTTATTGTTGATTTTAAGCAAGTTGTTCACATAAAGTGAAAGGCGGCGACTCCAGCGGGAACAAGAAGCCGCAAGACCCATACTTGAGCGTAGCGAGGGAAGCGGCTTGCGGCTTGCCCGCGGAAAGCGTCCGCCACAAGCGAAATGTATAAATATCAACAGTAACGTTTAACAGACATTCATGCCAATTGCCCTTAGCACATCGATGAATGAAATAACAGTAAAAGTTATCCACAGTTATTTTAGGGTAGAGCCTTTTAAATAGAAAGAAACTAGAGCATAAAAGTTGGACATTCTAACAATTGAAATAAACTTGTAAACATCGAACGGATGAATTCAAAGAAAGAACATGATAAAGTAATTTTAGAAAAGTATGACTTCCCAACGTTATGATTTTAGGCTATGAAATGTCAATAAAATAAAATATAGATAAAGGAGTATAAATGATGGATAAAAAGATTTTAGTTGTTGATGATGAAAAACCAATTGCCGAAATATTACAGTTTAATTTACAGAAAGAAGGATACGAAGTACATTGTGCCTTCGATGGGGACGAAGCATTACAAATGGTAGAAGAAATTAAACCAGACCTTATTTTATTAGATATTATGCTTCCCAACCGCGATGGCATGGAAGTGTGCCGAGAAGTGCGAAAAAAATATGAAATGCCGATTATTATGTTGACTGCTAAAGACTCGGAAATTGACAAAGTACTTGGTTTAGAACTAGGGGCTGACGACTATGTAACGAAACCGTTCAGCACACGCGAATTAATCGCCCGGGTCAAAGCGAATTTACGTCGACATCAGCAATCAGCGACGAAAGAGGAAGACAAAGATCAAAATGAAATTACGGTAGGTTCACTCGTCATTCATCCGAATGCGTACATGGTGACAAAACGAGGAGAAACGATTGAATTAACGCATCGTGAATTCGAATTGCTTCATTATTTAGCGAAACATATCGGACAAGTCATGACACGTGAACATTTGTTGCAAACGGTATGGGGTTATGATTATTATGGGGACGTTCGGACCGTCGATGTGACGATTCGACGTTTACGGGAAAAAATTGAAGATAATCCAAGCCATCCAACTTGGATTGTTACACGAAGAGGAGTTGGCTATTACTTACGCAACCCTGAGCAGGAGTAACGCCATGAAAAAAGTAGGTTTTTTTCGTTCCATTCATTTAAAATTTGTATTAATTTATGTATTGCTTATTTTAATTGCAATGCAAATTATTAGTGTTTATTTCGTTCGTGAATTAGAGGACAAATTGGTCACGAACTTTAAAAATTCCGTTCTAGAACGTGTGAATTTACTTGAATATAACCTACGTGAGGAAATGTTACGTGAACGAAAAGAAGGGGACCCTCCGTTATCGGAAGAGATTCGAAATATTTTAATCGATTTTGTGGCGACGGATATTCCGGAAGTTCGTGTCATTGATAACAGAAGTAAAATTATTGGAACATCCGATATTAATAACCAAGGAATCGTTGGTCAACGGACAACAGAAGTCATTGTTAAGCGGACATTAGCTGTCGGTAATGTCGAAGAAGAAATTTTAATTGACAAACAGACCGGGCATCGCATTTGGGTGTTAACCACTCCCATAAAAGCCGAAGGAGAAGTGCTAGGGGCGATCTACTTAATTGCGAGAATTGAGAACGTCTTCGATCAAATGAATGAAATTAACGAAATATTTGCTACGGGGACAGCGATTGCCCTCGCTATTACAGCGGTGTTAGGGGTCTTATTAGCACAAACCATTACCCGTCCTATTTCTGATATGCGTAAACAAGCGATTGAAATGGGGAAAGGGAATTTTTCAAGGAAAGTTAAAGTATACGGATACGATGAAATTGGACAGCTTGCTGTCTCGTTTAATAACTTAACGAAAAAGCTTCAAGAAGCACAAGCAACAACAGAGGGGGAACGGAGAAAACTGTCCTCCGTTTTGTCTTATATGACCGATGGTGTCATTGCTACTGATCGGAAAGGTCGTGTCATCTTAATTAACGAGCCAGCTGCTAAAATGCTGAATGTTTCACGTGAAACAGTGTTATCGTATCCCATTGTTAAATTGCTTGGACTTGAAGGCAAGTACACATTTGAAGATTTATTAGAAGAGCGAGATTCAATCATTCTTGATTATAGTACACCGGAAGATCCTTATATTTTACGGGCAAACTTTTCTATTATTCAAAAAGAGACTGGATTTGTAAATGGATTAATTACGGTTTTACACGATATTACCGAACAGGAGAAAATTGATCGAGAACGCCGAGAGTTCGTCGCCAATGTATCCCATGAATTAAGGACTCCGTTAACAACGATGAGAAGCTATCTAGAAGCATTAGCTGAAGGTGCTTGGAGAGATGAAGAAATTGCTCCACGCTTCTTAGAAGTTACCCAAAATGAAACTGAGCGGATGATTCGATTAGTAAACGATTTATTGCAACTATCCAAAATGGATAGTAAGGACTACCGGTTAAATAAAGATTGGGTCGACTTCACACAATTTTTCCATCGAATTATTGACCGGTTCGAACTCACAAAAGAACGACATATAACGTTTAAACGAGAGCTTCCAAACAAAGCAATGTTTGTAGAAATTGATGAAGATAAAATTACGCAGGTCATTGACAATATTATTAGTAATGCGTTGAAATATTCTCCTGAGGGTGGTCAAATTACCTTCAAGGTAAAGGAATTAGAGCATTTTCTTGAAGTGAGCATTTCCGATGAAGGAATGGGCATACCAAAGGAAAACTTAGAGAAAATTTTTGAACGTTTTTACCGTGTAGACAAGGCGCGTTCACGTAAAATGGGCGGAACAGGTCTAGGACTAGCCATTGCGAAAGAAATGGTCGTTGCACACGGTGGACAAATTTGGGCGACGAGTGTGGAAGGCGAAGGAACAACGATTTACTTCACTCTTCCATATGACCGTACACAAGAGGATGATTGGTCATGAGATATGAAACGATAAAGTCAGTAATTTTGACCATTTTGGCGTTGTTAAGCATTGTGTTAACGTATAATTTATGGACGTATCAACCGGCTTACGATACGATTGACAATAATTACATTCACGAAATTTCGATCAGTGAAAAACGGGACATTTCTGACGTCGTTCGGCCAACGTTATTACTTTTTCATAAATATGGCTATCATTATGGAACGGTCCAACCGAATGTTATCGAAAAGTTCATTCAGATGATGAAAAAATGGGACTTATATGATTGGCAAGACCTTTCGGAAGAACTGAATTCGAGTGAATTTTTTTCGCTTGTGCATGGAGATCAACGAATCGAAATCGTTTTTCCTGATATTGTTCCTTTTGACGTATTTAATTCCGTTATTAGTATCGACGATGACTCTTTGAGCAATTCTTCTTTTGATCGTTTAATCATTGAAATGAACGAATCAAATAAGCATGAAGCGGACGTCTATTTTGTGAATTACGAGAAGCGACTTGTCATTGAAGCTCATCTGGAATCGCCACTTTCCTATCCGTTTCTAGCAAGTACGTGGGAGAAAGCAGAAGATTATACTCGTTATTTTGACTATGACGTCCAAGGCATTCGGAAATTATTTTTACCGCAAGATGCCCTTAAATTTTCGGTCATTAAGTATTATACGTATGTCATTAATCCTGATAAGTTTAAGTTAGCGCTTTTTAGCGACCCTAGCTTTGTAACGAAAGATTTATTAGATCAAGGAGATCAGTACACAGATGGAACGAGTATGATGAATGTCGATTATCAACGAAGCCTTATTACTTATGTGAATCCAGCCAATAATCGGGTGTCTTTCTCTATGTTAAA contains:
- a CDS encoding response regulator transcription factor translates to MDKKILVVDDEKPIAEILQFNLQKEGYEVHCAFDGDEALQMVEEIKPDLILLDIMLPNRDGMEVCREVRKKYEMPIIMLTAKDSEIDKVLGLELGADDYVTKPFSTRELIARVKANLRRHQQSATKEEDKDQNEITVGSLVIHPNAYMVTKRGETIELTHREFELLHYLAKHIGQVMTREHLLQTVWGYDYYGDVRTVDVTIRRLREKIEDNPSHPTWIVTRRGVGYYLRNPEQE
- the walK gene encoding cell wall metabolism sensor histidine kinase WalK; translation: MKKVGFFRSIHLKFVLIYVLLILIAMQIISVYFVRELEDKLVTNFKNSVLERVNLLEYNLREEMLRERKEGDPPLSEEIRNILIDFVATDIPEVRVIDNRSKIIGTSDINNQGIVGQRTTEVIVKRTLAVGNVEEEILIDKQTGHRIWVLTTPIKAEGEVLGAIYLIARIENVFDQMNEINEIFATGTAIALAITAVLGVLLAQTITRPISDMRKQAIEMGKGNFSRKVKVYGYDEIGQLAVSFNNLTKKLQEAQATTEGERRKLSSVLSYMTDGVIATDRKGRVILINEPAAKMLNVSRETVLSYPIVKLLGLEGKYTFEDLLEERDSIILDYSTPEDPYILRANFSIIQKETGFVNGLITVLHDITEQEKIDRERREFVANVSHELRTPLTTMRSYLEALAEGAWRDEEIAPRFLEVTQNETERMIRLVNDLLQLSKMDSKDYRLNKDWVDFTQFFHRIIDRFELTKERHITFKRELPNKAMFVEIDEDKITQVIDNIISNALKYSPEGGQITFKVKELEHFLEVSISDEGMGIPKENLEKIFERFYRVDKARSRKMGGTGLGLAIAKEMVVAHGGQIWATSVEGEGTTIYFTLPYDRTQEDDWS
- a CDS encoding transcriptional regulator: MRYETIKSVILTILALLSIVLTYNLWTYQPAYDTIDNNYIHEISISEKRDISDVVRPTLLLFHKYGYHYGTVQPNVIEKFIQMMKKWDLYDWQDLSEELNSSEFFSLVHGDQRIEIVFPDIVPFDVFNSVISIDDDSLSNSSFDRLIIEMNESNKHEADVYFVNYEKRLVIEAHLESPLSYPFLASTWEKAEDYTRYFDYDVQGIRKLFLPQDALKFSVIKYYTYVINPDKFKLALFSDPSFVTKDLLDQGDQYTDGTSMMNVDYQRSLITYVNPANNRVSFSMLKNGDLLQQTIDFINDHGGWTDDYLYFGMSPAEQKVSFRLFIDGFPVFNEEGMAEIVEFWGNNEIYKYVRPFYTLNLPLTAEHITLPSGYEMLDQLVNRPDFELEYLEDVTIGYKMYRDPQTPKVLIFEPSWYYRYGGSWLRLTSDEEVTNRGLE